DNA sequence from the Saccopteryx leptura isolate mSacLep1 chromosome 4, mSacLep1_pri_phased_curated, whole genome shotgun sequence genome:
CAACTGTCTCCAACTCTGGGCACAGACATGCAATCCTCCCAATTTATCCTGGCATTTCGGGAATGTAAACAGATTcgctggatttctttttttctgtagagTAAGGAAAGGAATGGAAGGAGCTAGGAGGTTTTATCCACATAACACACACACGATCTGATCTGCGTGTATAACACACACATCTCCCGTAAAGTGCATTTCCTGGTGTGGCCCTGGGGGGAAGTGTGATACTCCCCACCCACCGAGACTTTTCACCTtcaaaatcacacacaaaaaagtgattcaagttaatactttttttcccctaacaGACTTCTTTATCTTGAGGGGGGGGAAACGCGCGcgcgggcacacacacacacgcacacatacacacaccaaaaacaaaaaacaaaccaaaaaaaaaaaaaaaaaaaaaaaaaaaaaggaaaaagactgaCCCATCCCCTTTCTTCTGATTGGGGAGCTAACCTTTTGCTGGCCTGGCCGACcaatgggaagagagaaaaaaatccaggTCCTGCCTTGGTTCCAGGGGTCTGCCATGGGGCTGTGAGAAGAGGGGTGAGGTGGGCCAGATGAGTCCCTCCAGACATTTCTAAGAAGCCCAGTATCCAGGTCCCCAACCTCCCTAGTGCCATGGGTGGCTGAGGGGCCCCTCCTGCCCCAAGTCAGCCTGTCTGCCCCAACTAAAccacactgtctctctctccttgttaaataaaacaatttcaagagttgaaatatatatatttagatatttttcttaaataacataTTTACATCTAATAGAAAATATAACTCTAGAGATAATCTTCCAATCAAAActgagggggaggaaggaggaatgaAGGGGTGGGCTGTGTGAAGTTAGGGAGGGGACCAGCCCAAAGGCCACCTCCCacccaaaaataaaaagcatcatttATGCCAAGTTTgcgctctcactctctctcctgctctcttgtCCTGGGATAACCCACCCAGCAAttcatcttttctctttaaaaaagccTTGGTCCGTGTTACTTTCCTTAATAGTGACGGTCAAAAAGTTTGAGGTCACATCTGTGACCACCACCTTCTCCAGGTTGGTCAGAGAAGGACTCCAGGATTCTTCCTCTGGGTCCCCCAGGATTCTGGCCACTGGGATCCTGGCAATGAGGGAGGGCCTTCCCCCTTGAGCCCCAATGTCCCGATACAAGCCTCCCATAGAGCCAGGGGTGCCTGAGCCATGCCGGACCCGGGGGCCTCCAGAGTCCAGGGCCCCCTGGCCTTTGGCCTCCAGAAAAGCAGCCCTGTGCTTTATGACCCTGGCAGGAAAGGTGTCCACAGACAGCTTGCCTGTGGCCTCAACTGGGCTAGTGCTGGCCACTCCACACTGGACTAGGTCGGAGTCCTGCCTTCGGGCCAGCTGGATCACACTGTGGCCAGCAGGGAACTTTCCTGCTCCAGAAGTGGCGTCCTCCAGCTTCCTGTTCTTGAGATAATCTCCCAGGCCATCACTGGGTTCTCCCAAGGGTCTCTGTGAGGGGTCCAGGAGCTCCTTCCGGGGCTTGGGGCCTCTCTTCCTAGAGCTGTCCCCTGGTGAGCTGGGCTTGTCATCCATGCGAGTGGCACCTCGCTCACGCTCCTTCTCAcgttccctttccctctcacGATCCCGGTCCCTGTCACGGTCCCGAGGGGGCTCCATTCGGcaggtgctgctggtgctgctgctgctccctgGTGGTGACAGACCCATGTTCCGAAGGCCCTCCCGGGCCCGGGAAGTAGAAGCCAGGTCCTGCGGTGAGCGACCAGGGTATGGGATCCTGATGCCCCGGGCAGAGTCACTTCGGAACTCGTAAGTCTTGGCCTTTGCTTTGGCCTGGGCCTGCAGGAGAAAAGTGAAGTCAAGAGTGGAGCAGGGGCCCTGCCCACTTACCCCTGCCCCCAGATCCCTTTTCCAGCCAGCCTTCCTGTTTCATCCTCTGATGCTTCAGAATTTCtacatgggtgggggtggggcttacGGGTGGCATTCTGGCAGAATGGGTAGAGGATTCATCTGGGGGCAGCCATTTGCAATAAGCACACTTCTTGCATTTGATTACATGTCTATTTGGGATGGTTGGGGCATAGGAATTCTAGAGTAGGTAAgaccctccccccaaaacagTCATTAGCACAGCCACTGACCTGGTCCACAGCCTGTCTGGGGACTCCCTCCTAGATTACAAAAAGACAGAGTGTGTGGACACCTCATTGGTTCACAAGTCCTCCAGGTCCCCTTTGCACAAGCTGATACAGCAACACTGCGGTCTACCATTGGACAAGGCTATCCTACCTTGAGGAGGAAGGTTTTGGGTTTGGGTCCTCGCTTTTTGGGGCCATAGAGTTCCATCTCTCTTTCCCTAGAGTTAAGAGGTGGAGAAAGAGATACGTAAGTAATGAGACCGGATGGGGCTCCAGTCCAGACTGGAGAGaagccaccctcccctccttgttCCTAAGTGAGAAGCTTAGGCTTGGAAGGGCCTGTACCTTTCCTCAAAGGCTGCGAGCAGGCGAGCATCCAGGATGTTTTCTTCTGGCTCCCATGTGCTATACCTAAAGGGAATCAAGAAGTGGGCGTCTGTAAGATAAGGGAAAGAGCACCCAGCATATGTGTCTGTCTGTAACTTTTCTTGTTGCATTGTATTGTATTTCAacataaagggagaaaagaggaagaaagaaacctcCCAAATAACAGTCTGGGGTAAAGAATTGCATATAACCTACTTACTTCTGCGACCAGCCCTTCCATTTCACGAGGTATTCCATGCGTCCCTGCGTATGCAAAGGGTGAAATATGTGTGTGCACGGGAAGAAATGCATGACGAAGACACaagaaatacatgcaaaaaaatgcatGCATCAAATGAACGCGTGAAATTCTATCGCGAAAAGCACGCGTCCACTGCATCGCTTCCTGCACGAAACGCTGCACAAAGTGCATGCACCGGCATTCATCCCCCCCTCACATCGCCCCCCACCCATGCAATCTATGCATCGCTGCAAGTCTAAGGAAAGCCCTCGGGGTcagagccgccgccgccgccgccgccacagcCGCGCTGCTGGGACCTGGGGGAAGGGAAGCTGGGCTGCAGCAGGGGGAGGAAACCTGGGCCAGGAAGGGAGGGCTCGGCCGGCCTCGGCCCAAGGCCCAAGGGCACTTACTTTCCGTATGCGCCGTTTCAGTAGGGCTTCGGCCGCGAACACCCGCTCCCCAACCGCTGAAAGCTCCATGTTGACTCGCCGCTTCCCCCCTTGGCCGCTTCCAGCAGCAGAAAAGCAGCAGCCAGCGCACGACAGACCATAATACTCCCCGGCTGACGTCAGTTCTCCGCCCCCCCTCCCGCGCGCTCtctccctcccgccccctcccgctTTCAGCTCCCTCCTCTCTTGCCACCCTGCGCTTCCTCCCGCCCCACGTGTTGCTAACGACGTTGCTAAAGCCGAGCGGACAGGGTCTGGTCCTCCGCGCGCTGATTGGGCGAGCCCCGAGCCatgcccctctccctttctcccccgcGTTGCTACGTGACCCGCGTTCCAATCGCTAGGGGGAGGAGTCCGAAGCTACTCAAGGGACTGAACGCGAGGGGGTGGGGGCCACCGCCGGAAGTGACGTTAATGATAGGGCGGTCCGGCTGCTGTCAGTCTgcggggctggggaggggtgcCGTCTGCCCTGTGTCCTTGCCTGGGTCCCCCCTTCCCCGCCGCCAAGTTGTCCCTCCGGTGCTCAGCGTCCCCTACAGCTCTCGCTGGGACCCTCGTGGCGTTGTCAACTAGGCCCCGCCCCCTCGGCAGACCCCAGCCCGCCCTACCCCCACAGCCCAGATTCGCGCCGTCCCCTCCCCCAGCGGTCCGCGCCGCACAATGCACAATGCACAGGTGCTGGGGCGCCGCGGGCCGCGCCCGAACCCCGGGAGCCGGCGACGCCGGCCCCTCGTCCGCCTCCCCCAAGCCCCCTCCCCCTGAGCCGCACACCCGACCTCCGGTCTCCATGGCAACGGCCTCCCCCCACCGCCGCCAGCCCCATCTTGCTAACAAATCAATGTGCCTGTGTCTCCGTCTCTTGTAGCCAGCCCTTCCCTCGGCCACGCTCCGGGCCCTGAGAGCTGGGCTGGGATCTAGAACTTGCCCCCAGCTCGGAAGCCGAATGACGACTCGCCGTTCCTGCCCGAGCCTTTCCGCGCCCCGGGACCCCGCGGGGGGCGTCGCGCGCCCTCTCCCTGCTTCCCGACCTGTCCCCGACGCCCGCAGTCACCTGCCCGTGCCGCCAGCCCGCGGTGCTCGTTCCTGCCAGGCTCCGGCCCAGCCACCCCTAACCAGTGCCTGGCTGTGTTGGGGGCGGGCGTCGACCACCAGGACAGAGCCTGGAGCTTGTCTGGGTTTGGGGCACGGGACTGGGGGTGCGTTCCACTCTCTCTGGACCCAGGGGACCTGTGGGGCCTAAGCCACGCACTTCCTGTCCAGGGCTTCTCTCTCCGACGTGCGCAACACTCGGCGAGAAAACGCGGAGCGGAAAGTGGCGGGGGCGTGGCGGGGTCCAACGCGAGCTGAGTAAGAGGGGCTCGCGAGCGAATATGGCGGGGTCCAAGAAACGGGGCTAGGGCCGGCGGCGGATGCCTCGCTTGTGCACACAGCTCTTGCTCGGCTTGCGGTGATTCGTGGCTGGGGCGGCGGCGGGGACAGCAGCCCAAGTCCAGGTCCAGCTCTTCCCGGCCCATTACTCTTACTGTCCAAGCTGCGAGTCAAAGCACCCATTCCTTGGGATAGCGATTTAGTTAAAACATCGACGATAAAATTTGAGTGGAAGCTGTTTCCTTTGaacagggatggggtgggggagagagagacagagaaagcgcAAAAGCGAGCCAAGAAGTCTGACTCCAAGGAGCAGGAAACCCAGAGCGGAAAACTGGACTCCTGTCCAAAGTTAGGTGCGCGGCGGATGCGGCGCGGCCATGGACCCGCGGGACAAGCGCGGCTCTGAGCCCACCTCCTCTcacttcctgccccctcccctggaaATGCGGGGTTCCAAGTTTTGGGCTTGTTCCCAAACTTTACAAGGTGGGAGCTGGGTGAACATTTTCATCTCTCTGGTCGTTCTGTCTTAACTAACAGCGAACTGGCGACGCCCAGATCGCCGGGGCGACCCGCGCGGGCGGCCCGCGAGAGGCCGCCGACGGCCGCGTCCTTAATCATAAAAAGTCATTCCCGGTAACAAATAGTTTCGTTGGCCGGTGCCAGCGATACAGCTGTTTCTGTTTAAGCTTAAATACTTTCCAACAGTTTGGGCAGTAAAAATAAAGTCGGTCTCAGCCGCCTATAAGTGTCTGgtttccccccacccaccccccagaaAGCCCACCCTCTGCCCTGGGCCCGGGTCGTTCTGCACACCCCGCTCGCCCTCTCTTGGAATCTGCTGCCCACCACGGGCGACGGCTTTCGAGCTGCCCAGCCCTGCACGAGCCGCCCCATCACCTCGGGCTGGCCCCAGGGCCCCCTCGGAGGCCAGAGGGAGGGCGCCGCCTAAGCCGGTGGAGGACTAGACCCGCTTCGCCTCCCGCCCTACCCCCAACCCTTTGCAAGCTCGCGTGCGCCCGCAGAGAGTGGCGGTTTCCCTTCACGTTGGGTTTCTGTAGCCCTGTCCCCGGGAGAGGGTTGGCGTTGGGTGGCTTCACACCCCCAGGGTTTGCACGAGGCTAGCCGAGGTCGGTGGTTTTAGTTTCACGCAGAGAAAGTTagctctcctcttccctccgggtgtttctcttctttcctttatctccctcccttccttcattaCTCCCTTCCAtcctcttttttccctccctccctgcgtcctcccttccccctctttctccactTTGCCTAAATGCCTCCGAAGCTTGTAGTGGGGAAATGAAAACCTTAGCGCTGCCCTGCATGGCTCCCTCCTCTGGACGGgtacttaatattttcttttttgagagggtACTTAGTAAGTTTTTTCGCTTCCCCGCCCCATTTTTCCGCCTGTCTTCACATCTAGTGGCAAACACTCTTATTCTGAACAAAATTATCGCTTGTGAAGTGTCTGAATTTGCAGACGTCGGGGGATTCCTGCAGAGCCCATAGCCAAGGTGGAATTCGATCCAGAAGGAAACGAGTGGTATAGAATAATCTGAGAGCAATCAGACCAAGCTGGGTTCTTGTCGGCAGCAGACAAACTCAGTCCTGCGGAGGAAACTGGTGGGTGGGTAGGTGTGTCTcaacacccttcccccttcccttcccctgccccggccCGACACACCACCCGCTCCATTTGTCCGCAAGAGAGCAGGGTTGCAGAGAATATGAACACAGGTCACTGGACGGCTTCGACTCACCGACAGTTTAGAGACTGAGAGGTAGCAGTCTGAGAAATGGGTATGTAGACTAGAGCAACCCAGAGCTGGGGCCTCCCTAGCGAGTGCGGAAAGATACCTGTCCATGCCAGGTGAGGGCGCTAGCGTGGGGTGGTAGAGGCGTCACTCCTGCGAAGTCCAGACTGTCCTTTCAAATTGTCAGCTCGCGGCACTGTCTTAGAAACCAAGGGAAGGAGGAACCCCACTCCCCACCTTTCTTATTGAACCTCCTTCCCTCGATCACtcaattctccacacctcccttctttccttctcataACCGCTTTTCTCCTTCAAAGTTAGATCCTTGATTTTCCCATGTGTATCTTCTGAGAGTAAACAAAGTTTCAAAGAATGAGAATCCTACCGCTCAGTGGTCCTTAGTCGAGGCTGCCAGGTTCGAGTGCGCCGTTTCTGCAGTAAATAAGGTAACTGCCTCCTATTACTTTAGCCCCATATGGCTGCAATTTGAGTATCTTTGGAGACAGTGCGTGTGTTGGGCGGGGGGAGTGAAAGTGGAAATCAAATGCTCTCAGATCGCATTTTTATGAAGGAAATTGTCCGCAATTCTCTTAGCAACCTCCCTCCGCCTCCCAGTTTACAGTAGGAGCTGCCCAGTTTCTTTGTTTATGGAAATGCAGGCGCTGGGCCACTTTGGGACACCTGCTTCCCAAACCCCTGGGTCTCCTCTTCGATTCTGCACTCATCTTGGTGACTTGGGCACACGCTTTTGACTTCCTTTTCTGACTAAGGGCCTCCAACCTGCTTCCGATGCCCGGGAGCCAGCCTGAGCCATCTGCCCCACATCCTGTAAGGTACCCGGACCTTGTATTTCATGCTCTAGCCTCGTTTTAGCTGGGAGACTGCCTTGGGACCCGAGGCCCTCTCAGGCCTCCCCAAACCGACTAACAGGGCACTCAGTCCCTGGGAAGGATGGCTGAAGGTTTACTGCATcaggggaggaaaaagaagggGCAGCCTGGGCAAGGCACTAGGCTTCTGGGTCACCCACCAGACCAGCAAGCCCCAGCGCATCCTCTAGCTCCAGGGTGTGGTCAGCCTCAGCCTGTTCTTTGGGATTGTTTTAACTCCATGACTTGGCGGGTGTCAGACCTGCTTGGTCTTGGCCGCAGAAGCAGGCACATTTGGAACCCAATCATTTGCCTCAGGCGCCCAAGAGGGCCAACTGTGAAGTGAGCACAGGTAGCTCTGAGGCATGACCGTGGAGGCTGTGGCCTCGTGTGTGGCTGCCATGGCCCGTGGCTTACCTTGAGCAGACCTGGAGCCCGCAGGCATCCTCCCACCCTAGCCTGAGCCAGGGCACCTGCAGGGAGCTAATTGATTGCCCACTAGTGGGGGAAGCCGCAGGGGTGACCCAACACCCTGCCAAGAGGTGCAAAGACCAGCCTGGGCAGACTGGCAGTGACTGCAGATGAGATTGCTGAGTTTTCTGGTCTGGGCTCCACACTTTTGTTGATCCCTAAGCAAGAATTTCTCACCTCTCCTGTTCCATTTTCTCCTCCCAAGTAGACATTCAGactatttttattagagaaacaCTAGAACACTGTGCAAAGGATGAAAAGGGACTGGCCATGTTGCAGTAATTTCCCACAAGCCTGCATTCACTTTAGAAGTCACATAACCTTTAACTTCTGCCCCCTAAAATCACAGGAACCAAAATCAAGCTCCTTTAAAGCCTCCACAGGAGGAAACAGCACCCCCTAAAAGGCAAACAATGTTTATTGAGCAGTTGTCTGGCACCTGCATTATCCCACTTAAGATTTACAACAACCAGGTAAGATTAATTccattatcaccattttatagatgagcaacTTGAGGTTCAGTGAGgccaagtaacttgcccaagggcaTACAGCAGGGTTTCTGCCTGAGTAGTCCTAAACCCAAGTCTCTTCTAATATTCTACAGCAGGGACTTTGAACCCTATAGACATTTCAGTTCCTCCAGGAACTAATGAAAGAATCAAGGTAAGAATCCCAGAATAGCCATTTTGGCCGAaggccccaaactacggccctcggccccaagcagccccctgaggccatttatctgcccccccacccccctccctgccaccgcacttccagaaggggcacctctttcattggtagtcagtgagaggagcagccctccaacggtctgagggacagtgaactgatcccctgtgtaaaaagtttggggacccctgccataaaggAAGTCAAGGGTTTCATTGCCAGAATCAGAAACCTGGTCCTGCAGAGATACTGTTTTGGGCCTTTGGCAAAAAAGATGAGGCTGGAATAACAGAGGTGGGAAGGAATTCTAGGAGCCAAATCAACCCAGCTGGAGGCCAATGTTGATGgaagtctttgtttttctttcatcacAGATCACAGTGGCTAAAATTGTGGGCTCTAGGACCAGCCTGCCTGGGTTAGAATCCGTTTAATAGCTGTGTGCCCTTGTGTGACTTACTTAACCATTCTGTGCTTCAGTTCCCATAATTACTTAAAAAGGAATATTAACATGCTTACCCCACAGGGTCAGTGGAAGTGTTCAATGAGATTTCATGTAAGCACAATTACATTGTCAGGGACAGGGAAATAAATGCTCAATGTGTTCCTTAATACTGCTACAATAGTCGCTATTACTGATGTTCTAAGACCACGTTAATGGTACCAGGTGGGTCTGGTTTGGGTGACTTTCCCCAGGAACCCAGTGTCAGCTAATGCTGTCCTTACTTCACATGAGGGGCATCCACGAAGAGGGAGCCAGGTGCTCATTGGCCTTTTTGGGTAAACCAACTGTGTGCTCCTTAGATACAGTCTACATCGGCCCCTTAGGGTGGCTACTCTGGGATTCGTCCCACAGAAGGGCTCTGAGCCAAAACACACCGTGGCTCCTCGAAGCCCTGAAGCCAAGAGTACTGTGGGCCTCCCATGGCTGGAGCACGCGCACACCGTCGGGGCCGGTACGCATGCGTGCACACGAACCCCGGTGTGGCCCCCCCACTCAAATCCTCTCGGGGGAAGACCACCTGGTACTGCTTGTGAAATCTGGCTCCAAGAGCTGGGAGGCGCCCTTGGCCGTGGCGGTGCAGGGGAAGACGGCTCCGAGAACCCAGCGGCTGCACGCACCCTCATGCTTTAACCGCGAAGTGAGTGGGGTCCGAGAGCGAGTGGGTCCCGGCGCTCTGTTCTCGTCGTCCCTGGAGAAAGGGCTCAGACGTGAAGGACTAGGCGTAGCCCGGGGAGGGACTGCTAGAGgcgaggaaggaggtggggtgtGTAGGCAGAGACAAGTGTGTGACCTAAGGGTCAAGGCCTTTGAGCCCCAACAGGGACGCCGGTGTTATTAAAAGCCTCCTGGGCAAATATGCCCGATGCTCTGCTGCTGTCCGCGATGCCCACTACGGCAGCCTGTGGTTTGAGATGTCCCAGGTGGAGAGTTTGACCTCGATTCTATCTTCACGGAGAGACCCTTGGCCTGGCGGTTACTCAGCACGTCCCGTGTGCGCGCCCTCCTCCCCCATGAGGCTGCCCACGGAAAAGGCAGGGAGCAGGCA
Encoded proteins:
- the CBX8 gene encoding chromobox protein homolog 8 isoform X2, whose product is MELSAVGERVFAAEALLKRRIRKGRMEYLVKWKGWSQKYSTWEPEENILDARLLAAFEEREREMELYGPKKRGPKPKTFLLKAQAKAKAKTYEFRSDSARGIRIPYPGRSPQDLASTSRAREGLRNMGLSPPGSSSSTSSTCRMEPPRDRDRDRDREREREREKERERGATRMDDKPSSPGDSSRKRGPKPRKELLDPSQRPLGEPSDGLGDYLKNRKLEDATSGAGKFPAGHSVIQLARRQDSDLVQCGVASTSPVEATGKLSVDTFPARVIKHRAAFLEAKGQGALDSGGPRVRHGSGTPGSMGGLYRDIGAQGGRPSLIARIPVARILGDPEEESWSPSLTNLEKVVVTDVTSNFLTVTIKESNTDQGFFKEKR
- the CBX8 gene encoding chromobox protein homolog 8 isoform X1; protein product: MELSAVGERVFAAEALLKRRIRKGRMEYLVKWKGWSQKYSTWEPEENILDARLLAAFEEREREMELYGPKKRGPKPKTFLLKEGVPRQAVDQAQAKAKAKTYEFRSDSARGIRIPYPGRSPQDLASTSRAREGLRNMGLSPPGSSSSTSSTCRMEPPRDRDRDRDREREREREKERERGATRMDDKPSSPGDSSRKRGPKPRKELLDPSQRPLGEPSDGLGDYLKNRKLEDATSGAGKFPAGHSVIQLARRQDSDLVQCGVASTSPVEATGKLSVDTFPARVIKHRAAFLEAKGQGALDSGGPRVRHGSGTPGSMGGLYRDIGAQGGRPSLIARIPVARILGDPEEESWSPSLTNLEKVVVTDVTSNFLTVTIKESNTDQGFFKEKR